The following nucleotide sequence is from Drosophila simulans strain w501 chromosome 3L, Prin_Dsim_3.1, whole genome shotgun sequence.
agaGTTGCTATATCTTAGGGAACTTCATTCATTTGTTCTTTACCTTATCTCTTCTATATAATAACTATATATGCATCATTTACGTAATTCCCGTGTAATTCAattctttttgtttacaaacagttaaataaaaatgattatagCTGAGGTCCCGCATAATATCATTCAGTTAAGATATTGCAACATATTGGAATACTGGAACACCCCTAACGCTATTACTGCAGCCCTGAACAGCTGATTGCACTTGTTGACCAAAAAGCAATCCACGATTTTGCATTGGTTTCGGtataaattgcttttaaatcGCTTTATAATGCTGGACAAGGTTAAAAATGTTATCGTAGTGCTATCAGGCAAGGGAGGAGTAGGAAAATCCACAGTGAGCACCCAATTATCGCTGGCACTGCGAAAAAACGGATTTAAGGTAACTCAAACCATTTCACCATAAAACATTACACACAAATTTTTAAAGGTACTCATTCGTATAATCTATTAGGTTGGTCTGCTGGATATAGATCTGTGTGGACCGAGTGTGCCATATTTACTGGGCCTGGAAGGACGGGATATATTCCAGTGCGATGAGGGATGGGTTCCTGTATATACGGATGAATTCCAAACCTTGGCTGTGATGTCCATTGGATTTTTGTTGAAGAACCGTGAGGATCCGGTCATTTGGCGTGGTCCCAAGAAGACCATGATGATCCGTCAGTTCCTCACCGACGTCAGGTGGGATGAGCTGGATTACCTGATTATCGATACGCCACCCGGCACATCGGATGAGCACATCACCGTAATGGAGTGCCTGAAGGAGGTTGGTTGCCACGGAGCCATAATTGTGACCACTCCGCAGGAGGTGGCCCTGGACGATGTGCGCAAGGAGATCACCTTCTGCAAGAAGACAGGCATCAATATCCTGGGCATAGTCGAGAATATGAGTGGGTGAGTTCTTTAAGTTTGTTAAGCCACAGAACAGACAACAAAATAggattcattttaatttgtccTAATTGAAACTCCAATGTAAGGCACCGAAAACGATAGCCATCCATTAACTGTTCCCTAACTGAAAAGAGTTTTACAAACTCCTGATAAGCATTTCTACTGTACTTAATGCTgactaattgaaaatgcaaatatacatagatattAATTGGACGCCTTTGCGCGTCAAGTTTACGGCAGGGCGACACCTGTGGACTTTAACCAGGTGATAATTATCTCATGTTTGACTAAATTATCTTATATTTGATTTACGCAGGTTCGTGTGCCCCCATTGCACCTCGTGCACCAATATTTTCTCGTCAAACGGTGGCGTCTCACTGGCCACATACGCCCAAGTTCCACATCTAGGAACTCTGCCCATAGATCCCCGAGTGGGCGTTTTGGCGGGCACCACTACGTCCGTCTTGGACGAGCTTCCGGATTCCACGACAGCGGAGGTGCTGACGCATTTAGTTGAGAAGTTGAAAACAATGTTGGCCTCCTAAATAAACaccaaaataacaattttttaaatttgatagCTTGTTTCAATATTCAGTTTATGAATATAACCATTTTCATCAGGAAACGATCTGATTTGTCAAATATTCCAAAATTTTAaggttttttatatttaattgacaaACTGAAATAGGGACGCCCATTGTCAAACACATTTTAGCTTTCGTTTAgctttggtttctttttctttatttttttatgctttGGAATGAATGTAGTTGATGAGTTTTGggtataataatttaaaattatatgagTGCGAGCGTTTGATATGTAATCACTCTAATGCAACAATTCTGCGTGTGCagtaattataatttacaatCAAACTAATACTTtccaattataattaataacgTATTCCTTAACTGCTTAACTCCTACCGCTAAACCTAAtcgctttatttattgatttgagCATAGTTTAAAGATCAAATTGTGTGCTTATCTCTGGACTGACGACAAAGTGTAGTTTCTTTTCCTACGTAGTACTATCATGCAGACTTCATCCACTGTTTTGGTATAATTTTTAAGATCAAAAATCAGTCTGCAGGAGGATGGAAttcacacagagaaaaaacgAACTGATAAACTGAGATGGCAACCTGGAACTATagttttctctctgtgcagaATCACAACTTTTGCTCCGCCTTCGTTTTCTCCGTTTCATTCAGCTTTCGAACTGGATTTAATGGTATGGCATggtattttttgcttttcgaaTATCTCTTCACGATGGCATAAAGGGATATCGACACTAAAAGTATAACAAAGCCCATTATAACCACGCATTCCAAGGGCCAATCGGTTTGGATGCGCTCCTGGGGCACCTCTGCGTAGGGATATGTTATTTGCTGGATCTCCATACTGAGATCCTTAATCTGACTGGTGGATTCGGGTGCCACGACCGCCGGTTGATTCGTGATGGGATTATCGGTCACCACTGATATGAAGTTAGTCGCATTGACTAAGATCACGGTGGGCTCATCAATTGCTTGCGGTGTTCTGTCATCAGcattaaaatccattttggTGATACCATCTTCTGTTGCAGTGGGAAGTTCCATTGAAGTGCTTGAAACTGTGGAAGTGGCTGATGCTTCGGATGTGGTTGGATTTGTGGTAGTCTCAGTCGGAGAATCAGAACTTGATGTATCTGGTTCTTCTGAGTCGGTTCTGAGATCCGGCGACTCGGAAGTGGCAAATCCTCCAAGTTGTTCATAACTCGAGTCCGTACTTGTCTTCTCTGTGGAACTGGATAAATCACTTGTGTTCGGAGTCGGCGTGACCAGCTCAGATGATGTAGATGGGCTATTGGGTGAACCGCTGGTGTCCGAAACGGAATCAGAAGTATCTGTTGGCACAGTGGAGCTCCACCCTGAACTGGAGGATTCGCTTTCGCCCGTAATTGGTGCTGAAGTGGAGTTTCTATACTTGTGACTACTATCGTCGAAGATACTGCTACTCACACCCAGCTCTTCCGGACAAACCGGACAGCACTGTCCCTTGACCTGAACGGGATTGCTGCACCGTAAATAATGATTGCACTGAACAGCAATACGGGTGACATATCCACCTTCGCATGTGCATGTGGTACAACCATTGTTTTCCATCCAAACATCGCCATTTCTGTGGTACTCATTGTTGTCAGAGAGGCAAATGGGTTCGGGTTCTTCCATTGGACATATCTCCTTGCACTGAATGGCCAGCGGTTCGCAAGGATCGCACACAGTGCACTTGTTCTTATAGAATCTCCTTTTGGAACCATCGCAGACAGGTTCCTCATCGAGGCACTCGTAGCGAGGACAACAGCTGCCGGGCAGCCCATTGCCCCGTTCCACCTCCACGATCACTTTGTAGCAGATTGGGAAGTCATTCTCACACGGTGGACACGCAAGGGACTCATCTATGCTATCTGGGTCAATAATGGGCATAGCTGCAATCAATAACAGATGAGGTATTGGTTAGAGCTTtgtgttaaataaatatttaaattatatacttaTTGCAAAATTGTAAAATCGAAAGCCACCATGTTCTTACCCAGAACGGAAATTCGATACTCCAAGGAGATCGAAAAAATGCCGTTCTGATTTGAATGCCCTTCAAGttcaatatttacatattgaTCGATCTTGAAAATCACATTCCATCCAGCAAGCCAAATAGCTATGAATTATTCAATAAAGCCAGAggtaaatttataaaaatggcAATTTGATTAGGCACACTTATAGGAAACTTCTTCGCAAAAGCAGGAATCCAATCAAAACAAACGgaatgatatttatttttggtggAATACAAAGTACGGGAGTGACACTCTCgtttatcatttatttattgttattgatttttgacattttatcATTGAATTATGTATAAAAGGGGGTAGAAGGCGCCAGAGCGATAAAAACGGGAATGACAAAGAAGAACAATAACAGTGTGAAGAAAAAAGTAGACATATAGTACAAGTGCTCCACCAAACAAACCCGAAAGATTTGAAGCCCCCTCTCATTGTATCGATATGGATCGGTCGTTTCATTGAACGAATATTGCCCCAATTGCGTGTACTATTAGTTTAGGTGGTGTGGTGGTAAAGTTTGTTACACAAATGCGAGCCATCAAAGCAAGTCAGTTACAATCTCTTCCCGATCGTGATCGAAGGTTATCAATTATTTTCGATATTGACGTCACTGTCGCAGACTTTGTAGGTGAAGCGCATTTAATTGAACGTAATTTAAAATAGATATAAGTTGTTGCTTTCGTCGTTCTGGCTTTATTCTTCGGCTATCAGGTCGCAGCGATCTATATGACAGCCAGCAGACGGGGCAATTATTCATATGCTCGGTTCTGTGTGCGTGACAGTACTCGTTTGTTTGAGAAGCGCATAGAAGGGCGCTGAAAACGGCAGGGAAGTGTGCGTGTTGAATCGATAGGAATCATCCAAATACCTTGAAGTTGTTTACTTATCTAGATAGAAGCTTCTATTCACAAGGGACCAGAATGAAGACGGTCtacattttttaatgtttttctcTGCTCTTTAAATAAGCGATATTTTCCTCATATTAACTTTGCAAGAcccacaataataataactcaACCTTAGCTAGTGAGGAAAAAATTCATTCTGAATCTGGATTCTAGTAAGAGTTGTATATACGTTTTAATGCTTAGCTAGTCAATAATAATTGCCCATGTGCAGTGAAGAACGCTATGCTTTCTTCGTTTTGggtatttaattatttgttgcttTGCACGGCGGGTTTATTGACCCCCACGGATAGTGGTAACTTTTTATCGTTCTTGGGTCAGCaaaaaatcgaagaaaaaaaacgagaCATGAGACGGAGGGGCAGTTGGGGAAGGTATCCAGGTTCCAAAGGTTACAAAAATTCAATGCAAATTACCTAAGCACATATCCGCCTCATAAGTAAATGGGTCGGGGCTCATTAGCGGAGATCTCTGGCGACGACGATGATCATTACGGTTTCGGTTGCGATTATGATGATTTTATAGGGGAGCACCAGCAGAAGTGCTACTGCCCACTTACGTCACCGGTCGcgccacagatacagatacacaggGACACGGATACAGACACAGCGATGTGGAGATACGGATACTTTGAAGCTGCGAACGAGGCGATCCATATTTCTTTTTGATTGATCTACAGCTGAAGGCCGGcatgcaaaaatgcaattcaGGCAGGGAAGCTGAGGAGCAGCTCACAAAAACCAGATACAGACacggcaaaaataaattccagTGCAATTAGCAGTCgcttatttttgctttttgtttttcctgaCACGCTCGCTGACATGCAAAGTTacttaaaccaaacaaaacgaacATTACACTACTCGTAGGAAACCAAAAAATCAAGGGGAGGAGGTCGTCGTTTACTTTTAACCACTATCTAAAATGTCTAAAATGACTTTTTCGAAAGTGGGGGTACGACAGAGCCCAAGATGTTGGCCGTTACAAGCGACCAAACAGTTGATGGAGTAATTACAGACAGACCTTTCAACCAAACAAACGagaaactatttatttttgacattttccgcttttttctACCTTGCCCATTCACGTCAATCACCGTGAACATTGAAAAAGTGTCTCTTTGATAATTTGCTGATGGCGACTCTAATTCTCTGCGgcgaattaaaatattttcgtacattttatgacattttaagCGAATTTTTGGTCATTAAGGCAGTCATAAAGCGGCGAGTTTAGTAACCCGTAAACCAGGAAGACAGCGAATCGTTTGGCCGAGATTTACTAGCCATGAATCACAGTGACGAATGAGTCACGGAAAAGTGGTGATTAAATCTAggataaaacatttataagaTCTTTTAAAGGCCAAGCTCAGATACATTTTATGCGATGGTTCTAATTAGCATCAGTTCTCAAAGTAAAGCGTTCGCaaacgtgtttttttttagaacaATAAACCATCCAGCGAATCCATTGAATAAATCATAAGCTGAATAATTACTAGTGGAGCCACTCAATCAAATGTAATTCATGGCAAAAAATGTGCCTctatcaaattgaaaatcggCCAAGCGTGtttgatttattaaaaaataaattccatttaaatacaGCTTATTCCCGCGTTAATTAGTTTATTAACCTAACTGTAGTCGTAGCACTGCCACTGACTATTGTGATCGTAAACAAAGAAAgctttcaaaattaaaataaactatgACAGATGTGATTTAATCGCAGCCGAATTAAAACGAACAATGTGACATCAGACCTGCGTTAATCAGTAGTACTACTACTATGTATTTCTTCTTTTATTCGCTTTGTGAAAATTCCTTCAATCTGACAGAACGAAAAGCAATCAATCTTTTTGCGAACCTCTCTCTCACGTCCTAAGTAAGCGTAATTTATGCGATTTCATTTAATCGCCAGCATGTAGAGCAAATAATCGTTCGTCACTCCAGATTTGCCCGCTTTCCGCATAGCAGCCAATTAAGAGagttcacttcacttcacttcacggTTGGCATTAGCCATTACCCACTGTCATTAGCCATTAACTTGGCTTCCTTCTGCTTCTACCATTTGATACAAATggtaaaaaagtaaaaaagtaaagtaatgcgttagttagttagtaatcgcgtaaacaaaacattttcctaCGCTCGACGCTTTCTATTTTTTGACTAACATATTCTGCGTTTTGGTCCCGTTTAAGCCGCCGGCGACAGGCGTATTAAGCCTTATCTTAATTATAGATCAATTATGGTAGTGGCTCTGCCCACCGAACGCCAGccaaatgtacatatgtatatatattcagccGCACATCATTAATTATAAGTGCAAACTGAAGTCGGCCATATGGGAAAGCTGAAAGCTAtaagccaaatgccaaatgccaaatggaaCTCCAAATTAACTAATTCGCTTTCTTTCAGATGAGTTATGTGCTATTCACGAGTGTTTGGACCATTTTGTTTGACAAGTAACACTGTTTATCGAATCCAAAGCAGCAGGAATgcattttgataaatttaaaataaataaagtaaacaagcAGGGCGATATAGCCGACTTTACACTTtcatttcatatgcaaaatggaaacaaaCGATGGGGGTATGTCCCGCGTTGATTATTTCGCATTATTTTGTACAAATTGcacaattacaattaaattatacgGCCTGGCGTAAAATGGCTGATTAATGTCAGTAAACCACACCCGAAGTTCCCCCTTTGGACCcacaaaaaaccaataatGCCAAATGAGAGCGAACGAACAGATGTGCGGCGATATTCAATTTATATGTTTcctatacaaaataataacaataattattcttaataattaCTGCACTGCTGGGGCCGCAATGTGTGCCTTTCGATGGCCATCGTTAGTATGATGACCGACGCCTTTCTGAGGGGATTACTAATAGTATGCTGTCTGGTTGTGCCGATTCTATGGCAGCCATCGCTGGCAACCGTACGTACAGATGTGATTTAGAATATCTAAAACCGgaattcatatatatatatattaacgaAGAAAAACGCCACATAAAATAAGTTGTAGTAATATTCAACAAATGCAGAAAAAATCGCAATGAAAGTGTAGAAATCATGTAAAAATAGAATCTTACAAAAGCTGTAGGTCATTAAATAGGAATGCACACTCAAAGATATATCCATTTTTTAAGCATccataaataattttccattcaaaCAATCTACGTAAATGGCAAAGTGTGTAGACAAACTGAAATGCACTTTCCGTTTTTCCTGGCCAAAAGTAGCCGGCGTGACTAAGTCCCTAGGTTTATGGATTCCACATATGATGCGCATTTGCTTAATGGCCTCCCACTTGTAGCGCGATTTCGAGATACGTTGGAGGGACATCAACTGCTCGGTCATTGACCCCACTACGGCGGAGATCTTTAAGTGCGACATCGTGGAAATGCCGAAGAAGCAGGGCAATTTCCTGAACACCTTCCTCCTGCTGCGCCGAGCCGTCACGAAAATGTGGGTGGAGCTGAGCGTGGGCCAGATCGCCAACCGAAAGGATCGCCTGCTTCAGCAGCTCTTGAAGATTCGAGTGGATGGCTGCCACCTGATTGAGTTTCGCAGCAAGAACCGCATCCTGAATGCCGTGCTCCACAAGCTCTTGCAATCGGGAAACTATCCAGATACCTGTCCCCTTTTGGCGGTAAGTTAAAAAAGTGGTTTTGATTCTTGCGCAATTGGCAAACCAAGTCAAGTTGGAATGCCAAATGCGGGAAAGTGGTAAATCTCATTTACATTTCGCATTGGATTCTGTCGAACATATATCTCTATTGCGGATAAGCTATGCCTTACAAAGAACGAGttctattaatatttgtaattatattcACTTTTTAACAATATTGTTAGCCAAAAGGAGAGGCAAGTTAAAAGTTAAAGGTTAAAAATTCTCAAAATTTCATACGTTTAGAACCACACTTAGCAATCATTTCCAATGATATTCccaatatgtatgtttatagcCATTAGTAACCTATACACCTGATTAAACAAACACCAAGCGTTTGCTGACCTACTCAAAGTCAAAATCTGATGAAAATTTCCCATAATCTTTATCTTTACGAGCCGAGCGCAAATAGAGCAACAAATTAGTCAAATGTTCTCGCAAATAAACATAGCTATCTATACGGCTGTTTGAAAATACAACGCAATCATTAAAAAAcggaaagtaaacaaaataaaataaacaaatccaGTGCGCATTAAACGAGAAAACCAGAGCGGTTTCGCCAAATGAAACCCAAATCGATAGTGGCCAATATCATTTTCATTCGCTAACCAGCAGGTTTTCCTCCATATCTTATGTTAATCCGCAGAATGTCAACTATACGTCCACGCGATTTGCACTCAATCCGGATCATTTTCCGGCCTACATGCCGGACATGAAGTTCAACACGAAATTGGTCTTCCAGCTGAGCAGGAATACGGGTCTGATCCGGGCCAGTGTGGATGCCGAGGTGATGAGACGATCGTAAggagaaaatatttcaataaagcacgaaaaaaaatgtatatataaggAAAATCACATAAGCCGGCGGCAAATACCTATGTACATCgatatatactcgtatttgTGCGTTTCCATGACTAACTCGAATGACTAATAGCTTTGGCATGGGATTCATTCGTCGGCACACATTGAGATTAGACTCCTATCTGGGCCACTTGGTTTTGGTTTAAAGGTGAAATAGTTATGACTTGTGGATAATAAATGAATATCTATTTTTGCCATTGAACCCGGCCGATTTCACTGTCATGACTTTCAGATTTTAGATTTGATTCTGATCCAGTTTTCTGCGAAATCCCATGATTCATGGTCGAGGAATTTGGCATCAGGCTGGCTGACTGATTTCTGCACTTCactgttaattaaaaacaaataccagCGCTTCATCCATAACTTACGAACTTTGGCTGGTATCGAAAATcagattaaaataaatatatacgtttatCCAGGGGATTCACTTATTtctgcactctatttatacCCGTTAGTCGCAGAGTAAGAGgatatactagattcgttaaaaagtacGT
It contains:
- the LOC6738883 gene encoding cytosolic Fe-S cluster assembly factor NUBP2 homolog — protein: MLDKVKNVIVVLSGKGGVGKSTVSTQLSLALRKNGFKVGLLDIDLCGPSVPYLLGLEGRDIFQCDEGWVPVYTDEFQTLAVMSIGFLLKNREDPVIWRGPKKTMMIRQFLTDVRWDELDYLIIDTPPGTSDEHITVMECLKEVGCHGAIIVTTPQEVALDDVRKEITFCKKTGINILGIVENMSGFVCPHCTSCTNIFSSNGGVSLATYAQVPHLGTLPIDPRVGVLAGTTTSVLDELPDSTTAEVLTHLVEKLKTMLAS
- the LOC6738885 gene encoding uncharacterized protein LOC6738885; translation: MAIVSMMTDAFLRGLLIVCCLVVPILWQPSLATRDFEIRWRDINCSVIDPTTAEIFKCDIVEMPKKQGNFLNTFLLLRRAVTKMWVELSVGQIANRKDRLLQQLLKIRVDGCHLIEFRSKNRILNAVLHKLLQSGNYPDTCPLLANVNYTSTRFALNPDHFPAYMPDMKFNTKLVFQLSRNTGLIRASVDAEVMRRS
- the LOC6738884 gene encoding cysteine-rich motor neuron 1 protein isoform X2 is translated as MVKLITICLLLRILQSCAMPIIDPDSIDESLACPPCENDFPICYKVIVEVERGNGLPGSCCPRYECLDEEPVCDGSKRRFYKNKCTVCDPCEPLAIQCKEICPMEEPEPICLSDNNEYHRNGDVWMENNGCTTCTCEGGYVTRIAVQCNHYLRCSNPVQVKGQCCPVCPEELGHQLRAKANPPVQGGAPLCQQILLIPFRTPAVHPIAHLHHLSWSRRLRTQVIYPVPQRRQVRTRVMNNLEDLPLPSRRISEPTQKNQIHQVLILRLRLPQIQPHPKHQPLPQFQALQWNFPLQQKMVSPKWILMLMTEHRKQLMSPP
- the LOC6738884 gene encoding von Willebrand factor C and EGF domain-containing protein isoform X1: MVKLITICLLLRILQSCAMPIIDPDSIDESLACPPCENDFPICYKVIVEVERGNGLPGSCCPRYECLDEEPVCDGSKRRFYKNKCTVCDPCEPLAIQCKEICPMEEPEPICLSDNNEYHRNGDVWMENNGCTTCTCEGGYVTRIAVQCNHYLRCSNPVQVKGQCCPVCPEELGVSSSIFDDSSHKYRNSTSAPITGESESSSSGWSSTVPTDTSDSVSDTSGSPNSPSTSSELVTPTPNTSDLSSSTEKTSTDSSYEQLGGFATSESPDLRTDSEEPDTSSSDSPTETTTNPTTSEASATSTVSSTSMELPTATEDGITKMDFNADDRTPQAIDEPTVILVNATNFISVVTDNPITNQPAVVAPESTSQIKDLSMEIQQITYPYAEVPQERIQTDWPLECVVIMGFVILLVSISLYAIVKRYSKSKKYHAIPLNPVRKLNETEKTKAEQKL